A single genomic interval of Actinomycetota bacterium harbors:
- a CDS encoding PEP-utilizing enzyme, which yields MQRTDRFPSPFELEVPPGAEGWERLYPYYYLFRDEDREVEDGKFWFFDGMHNPEPIYPFDSIMNENWWVALNQYTTRVWVVPPALGIDHRVVNGYLYISPNTITDPAVIEARVAEFTERAGYYYDHWDELYDNWIRKADDVIQRLKDLKFEDLPEREPMETITSGRGVMSSFDLMKDYSALLDNMHEIGYLHFEMLGLGYGAYLTFKGFCDQAFPGISDQTIAQMVAGIDILFFRPDDEVRRLAQLAIESQLAGVFKRDDLTPDQMLSEVAARPHGASWLAAFEAAKEPWFWLATGPGYCHQHRAWVDDLTVPFQAMRGYIEKLEAGQDIHRPLEHILAERDRLTSEYRELLPTPEDQKTFDDLVQLARKVYPFVENHNFYVEHWHHSMFWNKVRDLGRIFVNHGFFGEADDIFYLHRYEVYDALYDLLAEWATQTPARGRSHWPPEIADRKRIIEALRKWQPPPALGTPPEAVNEPFTIMLWGITTDTVKTWLKVLGGGGGDGEGGESNELHGFAAAPGVAEGPARVITAVDQLPEVQPGEILVCPITAPSWAPVFSRIKAAVSDIGGIMAHAAIVSREYGLPAVVGTGFATKRIKNGQRIRVDGDNGVVTILD from the coding sequence ATGCAGAGGACGGACCGGTTCCCCAGTCCCTTCGAGCTGGAGGTCCCGCCGGGGGCCGAGGGGTGGGAGCGCCTGTATCCCTACTACTACCTGTTCCGCGACGAGGACCGGGAGGTCGAGGACGGCAAGTTCTGGTTCTTCGACGGGATGCACAATCCCGAGCCCATCTACCCGTTCGACTCCATCATGAACGAGAACTGGTGGGTGGCCCTGAACCAGTACACGACGCGGGTGTGGGTGGTGCCGCCGGCCCTCGGGATCGACCACCGCGTGGTGAACGGGTATCTCTACATCTCGCCCAACACCATCACCGACCCCGCCGTGATCGAGGCCAGGGTCGCGGAGTTCACCGAGCGGGCCGGCTACTACTACGACCACTGGGACGAGCTGTACGACAACTGGATACGCAAGGCCGACGACGTGATCCAGCGGCTGAAGGACCTGAAGTTCGAGGACCTCCCGGAGCGCGAGCCGATGGAGACCATCACCAGCGGGCGGGGCGTCATGTCCAGCTTCGACCTGATGAAGGACTACAGCGCGCTGCTCGACAACATGCACGAGATCGGCTACCTGCACTTCGAGATGCTGGGGCTGGGGTACGGGGCGTACCTCACGTTCAAGGGGTTCTGTGACCAGGCCTTCCCGGGGATCTCCGACCAGACCATCGCGCAGATGGTGGCCGGCATCGACATCCTGTTCTTCCGCCCGGACGACGAGGTGCGCCGGCTGGCCCAGCTGGCCATCGAGTCCCAGCTGGCCGGCGTGTTCAAGCGGGACGACCTCACCCCGGACCAGATGCTCTCGGAGGTGGCCGCGCGGCCCCACGGCGCGAGCTGGCTGGCGGCGTTCGAGGCGGCCAAGGAGCCGTGGTTCTGGCTGGCCACCGGGCCGGGGTACTGCCACCAGCACAGGGCGTGGGTGGACGACCTCACGGTTCCGTTCCAGGCCATGCGGGGCTACATCGAGAAGCTGGAGGCGGGCCAGGACATCCACCGGCCCCTCGAGCACATCCTGGCGGAGCGGGACCGGCTGACCTCGGAGTACCGGGAGCTGCTGCCGACCCCGGAGGACCAGAAGACCTTCGACGACCTGGTCCAGCTGGCTCGCAAGGTCTATCCCTTCGTCGAGAACCACAACTTCTACGTGGAGCACTGGCACCACTCGATGTTCTGGAACAAGGTCCGCGACCTCGGGCGGATCTTCGTGAACCACGGGTTCTTCGGCGAGGCCGACGACATCTTCTACCTGCACCGATACGAGGTGTACGACGCGCTCTACGACCTGCTGGCGGAGTGGGCCACCCAGACGCCGGCCCGGGGACGCAGCCACTGGCCGCCGGAGATCGCCGACCGCAAGCGCATCATCGAGGCGTTGCGCAAGTGGCAGCCGCCGCCCGCCCTGGGGACGCCGCCCGAGGCCGTGAACGAGCCGTTCACCATCATGCTGTGGGGCATCACCACGGACACGGTCAAGACGTGGCTGAAGGTGCTGGGTGGCGGGGGCGGGGACGGCGAGGGCGGGGAGTCCAACGAGCTGCACGGGTTCGCCGCGGCGCCCGGCGTGGCGGAGGGCCCGGCCCGGGTCATCACCGCCGTGGATCAGCTTCCGGAGGTCCAGCCCGGCGAGATCCTGGTGTGCCCGATCACGGCGCCCTCGTGGGCCCCCGTGTTCTCCCGGATCAAGGCCGCCGTCTCCGACATCGGCGGGATCATGGCCCACGCCGCCATCGTGTCCCGCGAGTACGGCCTGCCCGCCGTGGTGGGAACCGGCTTCGCCACGAAGCGGATCAAGAACGGGCAGCGGATCCGCGTGGACGGCGACAACGGGGTCGTTACCATCCTGGACTGA
- a CDS encoding cytosine permease has protein sequence MAVDEIAAGTGPTREGEFSVEQRGIQPVPEASRYGRVFRLFTVWFAPQISPPPFFIGALAAAEFIGLGFWPAFFAIIVGNVVGTLPVAVLATWGPQTGMAQMPLSRGAFGRGIALPGIVNWGATIGWQAFNNVFGATAVHLLLHVPFWLALLFIFAGQALLSILGYEAVHTFEKWMTYVLGAVFLVLTLKILLFHGTIGGLTSTVHGADLVGSFVLMVVIVGSYVYGWAPYAADYSRYLPANSPKRQVFWYTFLGMAVGSAWMEVLGLAVAAKILALGTIGTAVAIRDFIGSGLGQIALIAIYLGTVAVNALNDYTGSLSLQAAGIRIRRPVAAFVTGAASFALSLWYLYGSASLPDKAENFLLFIVYWISPWLGVVAVDWIRRRGRIDTGRLMNLKTLHSGAPAVIAFVVGFFASVPFSNTTAGFNFVTSHPGFAHYIGWFPYHGLHGADLGFLVGFVVAAVIYALLDRRSSAEDLYLPSSAMAATG, from the coding sequence ATGGCAGTTGACGAGATCGCTGCCGGCACTGGGCCCACCAGGGAAGGTGAGTTCAGCGTCGAGCAGCGGGGCATCCAGCCCGTACCCGAGGCCAGCCGGTACGGGAGAGTGTTCCGGTTGTTCACGGTGTGGTTCGCGCCACAGATCTCGCCGCCACCGTTCTTCATCGGGGCGCTGGCCGCGGCGGAATTCATCGGGCTGGGGTTCTGGCCGGCGTTCTTCGCCATCATCGTCGGGAACGTCGTCGGGACATTGCCGGTGGCCGTCCTCGCGACGTGGGGACCCCAGACCGGGATGGCCCAGATGCCGCTGTCGCGGGGCGCGTTCGGCCGCGGGATCGCCCTCCCGGGGATCGTGAACTGGGGCGCCACGATCGGGTGGCAGGCCTTCAACAACGTGTTCGGCGCCACCGCCGTTCACCTGCTCCTGCACGTCCCCTTCTGGTTGGCCCTGCTCTTCATCTTCGCGGGGCAGGCCCTCCTGTCCATCCTGGGGTATGAGGCCGTCCACACCTTCGAGAAGTGGATGACCTACGTGCTGGGCGCGGTGTTCCTGGTCCTGACCCTCAAGATCCTCCTGTTCCACGGGACGATCGGGGGGCTCACGTCGACGGTGCACGGCGCCGACCTGGTCGGCAGCTTCGTGCTCATGGTGGTGATCGTCGGAAGCTACGTCTATGGCTGGGCCCCGTACGCCGCGGACTACAGCCGATACCTCCCGGCGAACTCTCCCAAGCGGCAGGTGTTCTGGTACACGTTCCTGGGGATGGCCGTCGGATCGGCCTGGATGGAGGTCCTGGGGCTGGCCGTGGCGGCGAAGATCCTGGCCCTGGGCACGATCGGGACCGCGGTCGCCATCCGCGACTTCATCGGCTCCGGCCTGGGCCAGATCGCCCTGATCGCGATCTACCTGGGGACCGTCGCGGTCAACGCCCTGAACGACTACACGGGGTCGTTGTCGCTCCAGGCGGCCGGGATCCGCATCCGCCGACCCGTCGCCGCGTTCGTCACCGGGGCGGCCTCGTTCGCGCTGTCGCTGTGGTACCTGTACGGAAGCGCGTCCCTGCCGGACAAGGCGGAGAACTTCCTGCTGTTCATCGTGTACTGGATCTCGCCGTGGCTGGGTGTCGTGGCCGTGGACTGGATCCGCCGGCGCGGGCGAATCGACACCGGCCGGCTCATGAACCTGAAGACCCTCCACAGCGGGGCTCCCGCGGTGATCGCGTTCGTGGTGGGCTTCTTCGCCTCGGTTCCCTTCTCGAACACGACGGCGGGGTTCAACTTCGTCACCAGCCACCCGGGGTTCGCGCACTACATCGGGTGGTTCCCGTACCACGGCCTGCACGGTGCCGACCTCGGCTTCCTGGTGGGGTTCGTGGTTGCCGCGGTGATCTACGCGCTGCTCGACAGAAGGAGCTCGGCGGAGGACCTGTACCTCCCGTCGAGCGCCATGGCGGCGACGGGATAG
- a CDS encoding nucleoside deaminase: MLRVAIEEARAGLAEGGIPIGGALFDAEGNLLGRGHNRRVQQGDPSVHGETDAFRNAGRQRSYRGTTMVTTLSPCWYCSGLVRQFGISRLVMGESVNFVGGHDWLRENGVEVVDLDNAECIQMLGEFIEARPEIWYEDIGVD, from the coding sequence ATGCTCCGGGTGGCGATCGAGGAGGCCAGGGCGGGCCTGGCCGAGGGCGGCATCCCCATCGGCGGGGCCCTGTTCGACGCGGAGGGAAACCTCCTGGGGCGCGGCCACAACCGGCGGGTCCAGCAGGGCGATCCGTCCGTCCACGGGGAGACCGACGCGTTCCGCAACGCCGGCCGGCAGCGCAGCTATCGCGGCACGACCATGGTGACGACGCTCTCGCCGTGCTGGTACTGCAGCGGGCTGGTCCGCCAGTTCGGGATCTCCCGGCTGGTGATGGGGGAGTCGGTGAACTTCGTGGGGGGTCACGACTGGCTGCGGGAGAACGGCGTGGAGGTCGTCGACCTCGACAACGCAGAGTGCATCCAGATGCTGGGCGAGTTCATCGAGGCCCGTCCGGAGATCTGGTACGAGGACATCGGTGTCGACTGA
- a CDS encoding VWA domain-containing protein produces MTAGRTSAGPGTPAGPLDRLVGFGVYLRRLGLPVETRRVLTFCRAAAALDPFDREDLYWAGRASLIARREDIEPFDRAFDAYFGDQVVGERRVVVPDASRGPQEEREEPPGVRGEPTMVASRWSGAAEGEDTEGESALRIVASQAEVLRNRSFADLTEEERHATAALIRSLKVQTPRRPVRRHRAAPKGARFDLPRTLRRSLRTEGEPFRRAWRDRTTRLRPLVLLLDVSGSMGPYARALLQFAYAAMAAGGKVEVFCFGTRLTRVSRILRTRDPDRALREIGRQVEDWEGGTRIGESLKALLDRWSQRTALRGAVVVLCSDGLERGDPELLAQQMARLGRLAHKLVWVNPLKGSPAYEPLARGMAAALPHVDVFLPGHNLESLASLGLILSR; encoded by the coding sequence ATGACCGCCGGCAGGACCAGCGCCGGACCGGGCACGCCGGCAGGACCGCTGGACCGGCTGGTCGGCTTCGGGGTGTACCTGCGCCGGCTGGGTCTGCCGGTGGAGACGCGAAGAGTCCTCACGTTCTGCCGGGCCGCGGCCGCCCTGGACCCCTTCGACCGGGAGGACCTGTACTGGGCCGGGCGGGCCTCGCTGATCGCCCGCCGGGAGGACATCGAGCCCTTCGACCGCGCCTTCGACGCCTACTTCGGCGACCAAGTGGTCGGGGAGCGGCGGGTGGTCGTGCCCGACGCCTCGCGCGGTCCGCAGGAAGAGCGCGAGGAGCCGCCGGGTGTTCGTGGCGAGCCCACCATGGTGGCGTCGAGGTGGAGCGGCGCGGCCGAAGGGGAGGACACGGAGGGCGAGTCGGCGCTGCGCATCGTGGCCAGCCAGGCGGAGGTCCTCCGGAACCGATCGTTCGCCGACCTGACGGAGGAGGAACGGCACGCCACGGCCGCCCTCATCCGCAGCCTGAAGGTGCAGACGCCGCGCCGGCCCGTCCGGCGCCACCGCGCGGCGCCCAAGGGCGCCCGGTTCGACCTTCCCAGGACGCTCCGCCGGTCCCTGCGCACGGAAGGGGAGCCGTTTCGCCGGGCGTGGCGGGACCGCACCACGCGGCTTCGGCCCCTGGTCCTGCTCCTCGACGTGAGCGGGTCCATGGGTCCGTACGCCCGGGCACTCCTCCAGTTCGCCTACGCCGCCATGGCCGCGGGCGGCAAGGTCGAGGTGTTCTGCTTCGGAACCCGACTCACCCGGGTCAGCCGGATCCTGCGGACCCGTGATCCCGACCGCGCGCTCCGCGAGATCGGACGCCAGGTGGAGGACTGGGAGGGCGGGACCCGCATCGGCGAGTCGCTGAAGGCGCTGCTCGACCGGTGGAGCCAGCGCACGGCGCTGCGCGGGGCGGTGGTGGTGCTGTGCTCGGACGGGCTGGAGCGGGGCGACCCCGAGCTGCTGGCCCAGCAGATGGCCCGGCTGGGCCGCCTGGCGCACAAGCTGGTGTGGGTCAATCCGCTGAAAGGGAGCCCGGCCTACGAGCCCCTGGCGCGGGGCATGGCCGCGGCTCTCCCGCACGTCGACGTGTTCCTGCCCGGCCACAACCTGGAGAGCCTCGCCTCGCTCGGCCTCATCCTGTCCAGATAG
- a CDS encoding MoxR family ATPase, whose product MSRLPFASAGELQSALRGHSYLADRGLATAIYLAVSLDKPLLLEGEAGVGKTEVAKVLAELLGRNLIRLQCYEGIDANQALYEWNYSRQLIAVRAAQTGEEGPTVHDLFGPEFLVERPLLAAIREGSGAVLLVDELDRADDEFEAFLLEVLSEFAVTIPEIGQVAALEPPAVVVTSNRTRELHDALKRRCLYHWIDHPAIEREVEIVRIRAPEVSDRLARQVAQAVARLRGLDVAKRPGVAETIDWAHALAFLGVEALDEDAAEATLGAVLKDHEDLELARTRIGDLVGEAAPER is encoded by the coding sequence GTGAGTCGCCTTCCGTTCGCGTCGGCCGGAGAGCTCCAGAGCGCCCTCCGGGGGCACTCGTACCTGGCCGACCGCGGGCTGGCCACGGCCATCTACCTCGCGGTTTCCCTGGACAAGCCCCTGCTGCTGGAGGGTGAGGCCGGGGTGGGGAAGACGGAGGTGGCCAAGGTCCTGGCCGAGCTGCTGGGCCGCAACCTGATCCGCCTCCAGTGCTACGAAGGCATCGACGCCAACCAGGCCCTGTACGAGTGGAACTACTCGCGCCAGCTCATCGCGGTCCGGGCGGCCCAGACCGGCGAGGAGGGACCGACCGTCCACGACCTGTTCGGCCCAGAGTTCCTGGTGGAACGGCCGCTGCTGGCCGCCATCCGGGAGGGGTCCGGCGCGGTGCTGCTGGTGGATGAGCTGGACCGGGCCGACGACGAGTTCGAGGCCTTCCTGCTGGAGGTGCTCTCGGAGTTCGCCGTCACCATCCCCGAGATCGGGCAGGTGGCCGCCCTGGAGCCCCCGGCGGTGGTGGTGACGTCGAACCGGACCCGCGAGCTGCACGATGCCCTGAAGCGGCGCTGCCTGTACCACTGGATCGACCATCCGGCCATCGAGCGGGAGGTGGAGATCGTTCGTATCCGGGCGCCCGAGGTCTCCGACCGCCTGGCCCGGCAGGTAGCCCAGGCCGTGGCTAGGCTGCGAGGCCTCGACGTGGCCAAGCGCCCCGGTGTGGCCGAGACCATCGACTGGGCCCACGCCCTGGCGTTCCTGGGAGTCGAGGCGCTGGACGAAGACGCGGCCGAGGCTACCCTCGGCGCCGTGCTGAAGGACCACGAGGACCTCGAGCTGGCCCGGACCCGAATCGGGGACCTGGTGGGCGAGGCCGCGCCGGAGCGATGA
- a CDS encoding tetratricopeptide repeat protein translates to MSLGVDVFGREAELSVVKGFLGDVREGPAALLLEGDAGVGKTTLWKVGVEDARLRSFRVLTCRPVESETRLSFASLGDLFGGTIDETEVSLPEPQARALDVALLRAEPEGAPPDNRAVSLAVLELLRTLSRASPVILALDDVQWLDAPTSRVLEFALRRLETEPVGVLATIRAGDETSVPFGLDHFVVESRFRRLDVGPLTVDALGSLLRARLGAGFLRPTLVRLHEMSGGNPFFAIEIARASLRGDKPAMGQLLPVPQGLRDLVRRRVAALPAGSREALLVAAAVYSPTIDLVQEAIGGGADDALAAGVEAGVVEIDEGQVRFTHPLFGSVIFSEATSGQRRLLHQRLAGVLTDPEERARHLALGADGPNEHVATALDEAAQRARARGAPDAAGELSEMAMRLTPADRADELGERSLRAANHYAAAGETARARALLETEVDRASPGPFTALALRRLASVRAEEEGWTTAIPLFLRARDEAGPYPALRGSIEQGLAYAELFLGDLTGAERHARSALDLAEQGGDPAVIAEALQFVVYLDFIRGRGPGWELLERGIALEGQTGELRMLNVLPSYTRAQLLVYTERFDTARSAFLGLLEQSQERGQEHPIPMLLYHLAELECWAGNWDVAERHARASLDAALQTGLDFYRSMALYANALVDALRGRVEQARSAAMQGVQLAERVGSPTTQIQNLSVLGFLDLFMGNPAGAHHHLGRAADMVAGMGIEEPGVFRFIPDEVEALVALGDLEAATALLDPFEERARRLDRGWALATGARCRGLLLAASGDLDGALEALARALEHHAGVPEPFALARTWFAQGRVQRRAKRKREARESFERALEIFRRLGAEPWAERAGREARRVGVTTPDRFALTATEERVASLVAQGNTNQEVAAALFMSVNTVQWNLSKIYRKLGVRSRTELAARLGAGEGSG, encoded by the coding sequence ATGTCCCTTGGGGTCGATGTGTTCGGGCGGGAGGCGGAGCTCTCGGTCGTGAAGGGCTTCCTGGGCGACGTCCGCGAGGGTCCCGCGGCCCTCTTGCTGGAGGGTGACGCGGGCGTCGGGAAGACCACCCTGTGGAAGGTGGGGGTGGAAGATGCCCGCCTCCGCTCCTTCCGGGTGCTGACCTGCCGGCCGGTGGAGTCCGAGACCAGGCTCTCGTTCGCCTCGCTGGGGGACCTGTTCGGCGGCACCATCGACGAGACGGAGGTGTCCCTGCCCGAACCCCAGGCCAGGGCCCTGGACGTCGCCCTCCTTCGTGCCGAGCCAGAGGGCGCCCCGCCGGACAACCGTGCGGTCTCCCTCGCGGTGCTGGAGCTGCTGCGAACCCTCAGCCGCGCCTCGCCGGTGATCCTGGCCCTGGACGACGTGCAGTGGCTGGATGCACCCACCTCGCGGGTGCTCGAGTTCGCCCTCCGCCGCCTGGAGACCGAGCCGGTGGGCGTGCTGGCGACCATCCGGGCCGGGGACGAGACGAGCGTGCCGTTCGGCCTGGATCATTTCGTGGTGGAGAGCCGATTCCGGCGGCTCGACGTCGGCCCCCTTACCGTCGACGCGCTGGGCAGCCTGCTGCGAGCCAGGTTGGGGGCAGGGTTCCTCCGGCCCACCCTGGTCCGGCTGCACGAGATGTCGGGCGGGAATCCCTTCTTCGCCATCGAGATCGCTCGCGCGTCGCTGCGAGGGGACAAGCCGGCCATGGGCCAGCTCCTGCCGGTGCCGCAGGGCCTGCGAGATCTGGTTCGCCGGCGCGTGGCGGCACTCCCTGCCGGCAGCCGGGAGGCGCTGCTGGTGGCGGCCGCCGTGTACTCGCCCACGATCGACCTGGTGCAGGAGGCGATCGGCGGCGGGGCCGACGACGCCCTCGCGGCAGGCGTGGAGGCGGGTGTCGTCGAGATCGACGAGGGCCAGGTCCGGTTCACCCATCCACTGTTCGGGTCGGTGATCTTCTCCGAGGCAACGTCCGGGCAGCGCCGGCTCCTCCACCAACGCCTCGCGGGCGTGTTGACCGATCCCGAGGAGCGGGCGCGGCATCTGGCCCTGGGAGCCGACGGTCCGAACGAGCACGTTGCGACCGCGCTGGACGAGGCGGCCCAGCGGGCCCGCGCTCGTGGAGCCCCCGACGCCGCCGGGGAGCTGTCCGAGATGGCCATGCGACTGACCCCCGCCGATCGGGCCGACGAGCTGGGCGAACGAAGCTTGCGCGCCGCGAACCATTACGCTGCGGCCGGCGAGACCGCGCGGGCCCGAGCCCTGCTGGAGACGGAGGTGGACCGGGCGTCGCCGGGACCGTTCACGGCCCTCGCGCTCCGGCGGCTGGCCTCGGTCCGGGCGGAGGAGGAGGGCTGGACGACGGCGATCCCGTTGTTCCTCCGGGCCCGCGACGAGGCGGGACCGTATCCGGCCCTGCGGGGCTCGATCGAGCAGGGCCTCGCCTACGCCGAGCTGTTCCTGGGCGATCTGACGGGCGCCGAGCGGCACGCCCGATCCGCACTCGATCTGGCCGAGCAGGGGGGCGACCCCGCCGTCATCGCCGAGGCGCTCCAGTTCGTCGTGTACCTGGACTTCATCCGGGGGAGGGGCCCGGGATGGGAGCTCCTCGAGCGGGGGATCGCCCTGGAGGGGCAGACCGGGGAGCTGCGGATGCTGAACGTCCTGCCCTCGTACACGCGGGCCCAGCTGCTCGTGTACACGGAGCGGTTCGACACCGCGCGATCGGCCTTCCTCGGCCTGCTCGAGCAGTCGCAGGAACGGGGCCAGGAGCATCCCATCCCGATGCTGCTCTACCACCTGGCCGAGCTGGAGTGCTGGGCGGGGAACTGGGACGTGGCCGAGCGGCACGCGCGAGCCAGCCTGGATGCGGCGCTCCAGACCGGGCTGGACTTCTACCGAAGCATGGCCCTGTACGCCAACGCGCTCGTCGACGCGCTCCGAGGCCGCGTGGAGCAGGCGCGGTCGGCCGCGATGCAAGGGGTCCAGCTCGCGGAGCGGGTGGGCTCACCGACCACCCAGATCCAGAACCTCTCGGTCCTGGGGTTCCTCGACCTGTTCATGGGGAACCCGGCCGGGGCCCACCACCACCTGGGGCGGGCCGCGGACATGGTGGCCGGGATGGGCATTGAGGAGCCCGGGGTGTTCCGTTTCATTCCGGACGAGGTGGAGGCCCTGGTGGCGCTGGGCGACCTGGAGGCGGCGACGGCGCTCCTGGACCCGTTCGAGGAGCGTGCCAGGAGGCTGGACCGGGGGTGGGCCCTGGCCACGGGGGCCCGCTGCCGGGGGTTGCTCCTGGCGGCCTCCGGGGACCTCGACGGCGCGCTGGAGGCGCTGGCCCGGGCGCTGGAGCACCATGCCGGGGTCCCGGAGCCCTTCGCCCTGGCCCGGACCTGGTTCGCCCAGGGGCGGGTGCAGCGCCGGGCCAAGCGCAAGCGTGAGGCCCGCGAGTCGTTCGAGCGGGCCCTGGAGATCTTCCGCCGGCTGGGTGCCGAGCCGTGGGCGGAGCGAGCGGGCCGGGAGGCCCGGCGGGTCGGCGTCACGACGCCCGACCGGTTCGCCTTGACCGCAACCGAAGAGCGTGTCGCGTCGCTGGTGGCCCAGGGCAACACCAATCAGGAGGTGGCCGCCGCCCTGTTCATGAGCGTGAACACCGTGCAGTGGAATCTCTCCAAAATCTACCGGAAGCTCGGGGTCAGGTCGCGTACGGAGCTTGCCGCCCGCCTCGGCGCCGGCGAGGGGTCAGGCTGA
- a CDS encoding xanthine dehydrogenase family protein subunit M encodes MIPAPFEYERASSVDEAIQMVGGNEEAKLLAGGHSLLPLMKLRLARPSLLVDIGRLSDLSYVREDGDHVAIGALTRHHDVHASPVLDEHCPLVSYTAGLIGDPQVRHLGTIGGSVAHGDPASDMPTVLLALDAEMVAQGPDGTRTIAAKDFFPGLFETALEPTEVLTEVRVPKLAGTGWSYQKFHRRAQDWAIVGVAAVTRNGDAAIAYTNMAERPLRASAVEQALAGGADPADAATHAAEGTNPPSDTFATAEYRQALAEVLVRRALEEARGRGS; translated from the coding sequence GTGATACCCGCACCGTTCGAGTACGAGCGCGCCTCCTCCGTCGATGAGGCCATCCAGATGGTGGGCGGGAACGAGGAAGCGAAGCTCCTGGCCGGAGGCCACTCGCTCCTCCCGTTGATGAAGCTCCGGCTGGCCCGCCCGTCGCTGCTGGTCGACATCGGGCGGCTGTCCGATCTCTCCTACGTTCGCGAGGACGGCGACCACGTCGCCATCGGCGCCCTGACCCGCCACCACGACGTGCACGCCAGCCCGGTGCTGGACGAGCACTGCCCGCTGGTGTCGTACACGGCCGGGCTGATCGGCGATCCGCAGGTCCGGCACCTGGGAACGATCGGCGGGTCGGTGGCCCACGGCGATCCGGCCTCGGACATGCCGACGGTGCTGCTGGCCCTGGACGCGGAGATGGTGGCGCAGGGCCCGGACGGGACCCGCACCATCGCGGCGAAGGACTTCTTCCCCGGGCTGTTCGAGACGGCCCTGGAGCCGACCGAGGTCCTCACCGAGGTCCGCGTGCCCAAGCTGGCCGGCACCGGGTGGTCCTACCAGAAGTTCCATCGCCGGGCCCAGGACTGGGCCATCGTCGGCGTGGCCGCGGTCACCCGCAACGGCGACGCCGCCATCGCGTACACGAACATGGCCGAGCGGCCGCTGCGAGCATCAGCGGTCGAGCAGGCCCTGGCCGGAGGGGCCGACCCCGCGGACGCCGCGACGCACGCCGCCGAGGGCACCAATCCCCCGAGCGACACGTTCGCCACCGCCGAGTACCGCCAGGCCCTGGCCGAGGTCCTGGTCCGCCGAGCCCTGGAGGAGGCCCGCGGCCGAGGATCCTGA